The genomic window AACTACGGCGGCGAACAGCGGTCGGCCGCCCTGGACCCGCTCCCACCCGTCGAGTACGAGAACCGTTTCTCCCTCGACGACGAAGTGAGCGGGATGCGGTTCGCGGGCTGGTACTACCTGGCGGTACACCTCGGGACGTCGGTCGCCGACCGGTTCGGTGATGAGCCTCTCGGACTGACTCTGAGGGTGCGGCTGGAGGGCAAGGCCGAGGCCGGGCCGGGGTATCTGGGCATCTCCGAGCCACGCGGCGTCTTCGAGGTCACCGAGGAGGACCGGGAGGCCGCGGAGAGCGGGGCGACGGGGGACACGCTGGACGGTGCGGAGGACAGCGGCGGTGAAGGGGACGAAGGCACTTCCGGCGGCGGGGAGGGCTCCGGGAACTCCACGGGCGCCGGAGACCGGCGTCTCGCCATGACGGTCGTCGCGGCGGGCGGCATCGGCACGGGGAGCCTGCTGGTCCTTGTCCTCGTGGTGTGGACACTCGTGGCGCGCAGGCGGGTGTCGGCCGTTGCGGAGTCGGAGCGGCCGCGGGCGGGCACGGCACCGCGAGGGCGGCATGGGGCGTCTCGGGGGTGGTAGGCAGGCCGACTGAGCTGGGGCAGGTACTGAATGAGCCGGTGGCGGGCACCTGACGAGCTGGTGGTGGGTACTGGCCGATGCATCATCGCCGCCGCAGGGTGACCGATGGGGGTGGCGAGCTGGGGCGACCATGAGACAGCGGACAGGTCAGAGCTGGCTCAGCGCCCAGAACCCCACCGTGAAGCAGGCCAGTGCGAGCAGCAGGACCGGAACGACCACCTTGGCGGGAGGGCCCGGACGGCGCCGCGACAGTGCCCTCGACCGACGTGGAACCTGCGGGGGCCGAGCGGTGTATGAACCAGTAGAGGCGTACGCGTGCTGCTGTACCGCTGCGGTCGGGGCCTGAGAGAGGCCCAGCGGCGGGTGTGGCTGGGGGGAGGGCACATGCGCGGGTTCGGGACGTGGCGCTGGGCCGGCTTGGACGGGCACCGCGGCGGGTGGAGTGGCCTGCTGCTCGGGTTGGTGTTGTGGGTGGCCGAGGCCGGGAGTGTGCTGCTGAGCCGCGTGGCGGGGCGGTGTGTGGGTGGCCAGCACCTGAGGCGGCGGCAGATGGAAGCTGCCGGTGTCCGACATCGTGGACGGCTGCGGCGGTACGGGGTCGCGTTCGGGCCGCGGCGGTACGGCGGCCGGGGGCGACTCGGGCGATATGCGACCCATGCCCGTCGAAGACGCCGATGGCAGGGAGCCGGAATCCTGAGACCACTGCCCAGTGCCGACACCGGTGTTCGGGCCTGTGCCGGAGCCAGAACCGGTGGAGCCGGTCCGGGGCGGGGCGTTGGTGGGCCTGGGCGGCGGCGGTATGGAGCCCGTCTGCGGAGGCTGGGGCACGGAGCCGGTCGGCGGTGCCGGTGGCGCGGTGTCCGTGCCGGGCTGCGACGGCGGGTCCTGGAGCGGCGGGCTGAGCGACGGCGGGTCCTGAGGCGGCGACGGTGTCACGTCTACGCCGGACGGTGAGACGCCTCCCGCGACCGGCTGCGAGACCGACGACGCCGACGAAGACGCGGATGAAGAGGGCGGTGACGCAGCGGACGGTGTGGAGGCGGGCGCCGAGGGAACGGCCGGCACCGGAGGTGATGAAGGGGCGTACCAGCCGGGAGAGTTGGAAGGAGTGGGCGTACCCGGGCTGGGAGTCGGCGAGGACGTGCCGCCGGTGCTCGTACCGGTCTTGTCCAGCCCCGACGCCCTCTGCAGTGGACCTTCGGGGCCGAACCCCTTGGGAAGCGGACCGAGTTGGTCGAAGACCTCCACCAGCTCGTCGTCGGGGCCCGGTTCGGGCAGGAGCTCGGTGGCTGCGGCGAGTGCCTTGCGTGCGCCCGTGGCGGTACGGAAGCGGGAGTTCGGGTCCGGCTGGAGCAGCGTGGCGATGACCTGCCACAGGGGCTCGGGAATGCCCCGCGGGGCTTTCGGTGTGCCGTGGGCGGCGAAGTGCTCGATGAGGGCCTTGGCGTCGGGTTTGGCACCCTCCAGCAGGTAGAGGGCGACGAGGCCCACCGCGAAGAGGTCGGCCGGGAAGTCCGGGTCGGCACCCAGCATCTGCTCGGGGGCGAAGTAACCAGGCGTTCCCACAACGTAGTTGGTCTCGGTCAGCCGGGGCTCGCCCAGCCGCATGGCGATGCCGAAGTCCGACAGTCGCAGGCGGGGCCGGGCCGTGCCGGTGGCCTCCAGCAACACGTTGGCGGGCTTGATGTCGCGGTGGATGACGCCTTCCGCGTGCACGGCGGCGAGGCCGGACAGGAGTTGGTCGAGCAGACCGCAGACGAAGGCGGGCGGCAGGGGGCCGTAGTCGTTGATGAGGTTGACCAGGGAGCCTCCGGCGACCAGGTCCATGGTGAACAGGACCTTGTCGTCATCGGCGGCCCAACTGG from Streptomyces sp. DSM 40750 includes these protein-coding regions:
- a CDS encoding serine/threonine-protein kinase; protein product: MGEVFAGRYELVDPIGRGGVGAVWRTWDHRRRRYVAAKVLQQRDAHALLRFVREQAVRIDHPHVLAPASWAADDDKVLFTMDLVAGGSLVNLINDYGPLPPAFVCGLLDQLLSGLAAVHAEGVIHRDIKPANVLLEATGTARPRLRLSDFGIAMRLGEPRLTETNYVVGTPGYFAPEQMLGADPDFPADLFAVGLVALYLLEGAKPDAKALIEHFAAHGTPKAPRGIPEPLWQVIATLLQPDPNSRFRTATGARKALAAATELLPEPGPDDELVEVFDQLGPLPKGFGPEGPLQRASGLDKTGTSTGGTSSPTPSPGTPTPSNSPGWYAPSSPPVPAVPSAPASTPSAASPPSSSASSSASSVSQPVAGGVSPSGVDVTPSPPQDPPSLSPPLQDPPSQPGTDTAPPAPPTGSVPQPPQTGSIPPPPRPTNAPPRTGSTGSGSGTGPNTGVGTGQWSQDSGSLPSASSTGMGRISPESPPAAVPPRPERDPVPPQPSTMSDTGSFHLPPPQVLATHTPPRHAAQQHTPGLGHPQHQPEQQATPPAAVPVQAGPAPRPEPAHVPSPQPHPPLGLSQAPTAAVQQHAYASTGSYTARPPQVPRRSRALSRRRPGPPAKVVVPVLLLALACFTVGFWALSQL